A genomic window from Blastococcus saxobsidens DD2 includes:
- a CDS encoding TetR/AcrR family transcriptional regulator — protein MSVVAPPDRRRRRRQETIEQVLDVALEVMAEQGAAGLTLGEVARRMGIRPPSLYGYFDGKHALYDALFERGWRALLETLRAAGAIDQTADPLTGLRNGTTLLVRWAVEHPAQSALMFWRPVPGFAPSERAYAPAVELDVESRALLARLRDAGHLAPDVDLERAYRAWTALVGGVISQQLSNAPGEPFETGAFTAVLPDVMEMWLDHHRRNPSAR, from the coding sequence GTGAGCGTGGTTGCACCGCCGGACCGTCGCCGGCGGCGGCGGCAGGAGACGATCGAGCAGGTGCTCGACGTCGCCCTCGAGGTGATGGCCGAGCAGGGCGCCGCCGGGCTGACCCTGGGCGAGGTGGCTCGCCGCATGGGCATCCGGCCGCCGTCCCTCTACGGGTACTTCGACGGCAAGCACGCCCTGTACGACGCCCTCTTCGAGCGGGGGTGGCGGGCGCTGCTGGAGACGCTCCGGGCGGCCGGGGCGATCGACCAGACCGCGGACCCGCTCACCGGTCTGCGCAACGGCACCACCCTGCTGGTCCGCTGGGCGGTCGAGCACCCCGCCCAGTCGGCGCTGATGTTCTGGCGTCCGGTGCCCGGCTTCGCTCCGTCGGAGCGGGCGTACGCGCCGGCCGTCGAACTCGACGTGGAGTCCCGCGCGCTGCTCGCCCGGCTGCGGGACGCCGGGCACCTCGCCCCGGACGTCGACCTGGAACGTGCCTACCGCGCCTGGACGGCGCTGGTCGGCGGGGTCATCTCCCAGCAGCTGTCCAACGCCCCCGGTGAGCCGTTCGAGACCGGCGCCTTCACCGCCGTCCTGCCCGACGTCATGGAGATGTGGCTGGACCACCACCGCAGGAATCCGTCCGCCCGCTGA
- a CDS encoding maleylpyruvate isomerase family mycothiol-dependent enzyme, translating to MTAPAPARPRPRSAALDRDTAYRLAATEYERMLAALRDLDAADWSRATECPGWDVRAMAAHVLGMAEMAASIREMARQNRLAAKAGGGIDALTGVQVRTHADLDGAAIVARLDSTASRALRGRRRMSRAVGRVRLPEEQVTGPVREYWRIGFLLDVVLTRDVWMHRVDVSRATGRDLELTSGHDGVLVADVVAEWAQRHGRPYRLVLTGPAGGDWSSGSDGEQLQLDAVEFCRVLSGRGSGPGLLGQQVPF from the coding sequence GTGACCGCTCCCGCTCCTGCCCGTCCCCGCCCGCGCTCGGCCGCTCTGGATCGGGACACCGCCTACCGGCTCGCCGCCACCGAGTACGAGCGCATGCTCGCCGCCCTGCGCGACCTGGACGCCGCCGACTGGAGCCGGGCGACCGAGTGTCCCGGATGGGACGTGCGGGCGATGGCCGCGCACGTGCTCGGTATGGCGGAGATGGCGGCCTCGATCCGGGAGATGGCCCGGCAGAACCGACTCGCGGCGAAGGCCGGTGGGGGCATCGACGCGCTGACCGGCGTGCAGGTGCGCACGCACGCCGACCTCGACGGCGCGGCGATCGTCGCCCGGCTGGACAGCACTGCGTCGAGGGCCCTGCGGGGCCGACGCCGGATGTCCCGGGCGGTGGGCCGGGTGAGGCTGCCCGAGGAGCAGGTCACCGGCCCCGTCCGCGAGTACTGGCGGATCGGCTTCCTGCTCGACGTCGTGCTGACCCGCGACGTCTGGATGCACCGGGTCGACGTGTCCCGTGCGACCGGGCGCGACCTGGAGCTCACGTCCGGGCACGACGGGGTCCTGGTCGCCGACGTCGTCGCCGAGTGGGCCCAGCGGCACGGCCGGCCCTACCGCCTGGTGCTCACCGGTCCGGCCGGCGGCGACTGGTCGTCGGGCTCGGACGGGGAGCAGCTCCAGCTCGACGCCGTCGAGTTCTGCCGGGTGCTGTCGGGTCGGGGAAGCGGGCCGGGCCTGCTGGGCCAGCAGGTCCCGTTCTGA
- a CDS encoding DUF4383 domain-containing protein, translating to MARRPHLLHRTTPRSAPAGEPHLGARVFIVQRAGAVLVAVFLLVFGILGFAGGLDYFSTDGQRILGLSSNGLLSTISVIVALVLLAAAARSPRVVSTVMIVIGSLFLVSALVNLAVLRTSVNLLAFEFENVVFSVVVGLLLLTLGAYGRISGHLPPDSPYARPRTEDDEDVDLTSEMPSGPAEVAAEQAMRDAEVAVVQHVATEDQRRRVAAMAGLHSRAERRRRWMSFDTGPRGPAVRR from the coding sequence ATGGCACGGCGACCGCACCTCCTGCACCGCACGACGCCACGCTCGGCACCGGCCGGCGAGCCACACCTCGGGGCGCGGGTGTTCATCGTCCAACGCGCCGGCGCCGTCCTGGTGGCGGTGTTCCTCCTCGTCTTCGGCATCCTCGGCTTCGCCGGCGGCCTGGACTACTTCTCGACCGACGGCCAGCGCATCCTCGGCCTGTCGTCCAACGGGTTGCTGTCGACGATCTCGGTCATCGTGGCGCTCGTGCTGCTGGCGGCCGCCGCGCGCAGCCCACGAGTCGTGTCGACGGTGATGATCGTCATCGGCTCGCTGTTCCTGGTCTCCGCCCTGGTGAACCTGGCGGTGCTGCGCACCTCCGTCAACCTGCTGGCGTTCGAGTTCGAGAACGTCGTCTTCTCGGTCGTCGTCGGGCTTCTCCTGCTGACCCTCGGCGCCTACGGCCGGATCAGCGGGCACCTGCCGCCGGACAGCCCGTACGCCCGGCCGCGCACGGAGGACGACGAGGACGTCGACCTCACCAGCGAGATGCCCTCCGGGCCGGCCGAGGTCGCCGCGGAGCAGGCGATGCGAGATGCCGAGGTGGCCGTCGTCCAACACGTCGCCACGGAGGACCAGCGCCGCCGGGTCGCGGCCATGGCGGGGTTGCACAGCCGCGCCGAACGCCGCCGCAGGTGGATGTCGTTCGACACGGGCCCCCGAGGCCCGGCCGTCAGGCGGTAG
- a CDS encoding flavodoxin family protein: MTETASLRALALICSLKPSPAPSSSDLIARQVLAELGKHGVTGDVVRVADHDVKPGVEVDMGEGDEWPAIREKMMAADILVISTPTWVGHMSSIAQRVLERLDGELSETDDSGRPLVAGKVAVVSVVGNEDGAHKIVADLFQGLNDIGFTIPSQGGTYWNDHAMGGTDYMDLDETPEAVASTTATLAANTAHLARALRATPYPGS, encoded by the coding sequence ATGACCGAAACCGCGTCCCTCCGAGCACTGGCCCTCATCTGCAGCCTCAAGCCCTCACCGGCGCCGTCCAGCAGCGACCTGATCGCCCGTCAGGTACTCGCGGAACTGGGCAAGCACGGCGTGACGGGCGACGTCGTGCGCGTCGCCGACCACGACGTGAAGCCGGGCGTCGAGGTGGACATGGGCGAGGGCGACGAGTGGCCGGCGATCCGCGAGAAGATGATGGCGGCCGACATCCTCGTCATCTCCACCCCGACCTGGGTCGGGCACATGAGCAGCATCGCCCAGCGGGTGCTGGAGCGGCTGGACGGCGAGCTGTCGGAGACCGACGACTCCGGTCGTCCGCTGGTCGCCGGCAAGGTCGCCGTGGTCTCCGTGGTCGGCAACGAGGACGGTGCGCACAAGATCGTCGCCGACCTGTTCCAGGGGCTGAACGACATCGGTTTCACGATCCCGTCCCAGGGCGGCACCTACTGGAACGACCACGCGATGGGCGGCACGGACTACATGGACCTGGACGAGACCCCCGAGGCGGTGGCGTCCACGACGGCGACCCTGGCGGCGAACACCGCACACCTCGCCCGGGCGCTACGGGCCACTCCGTACCCGGGCAGCTGA
- a CDS encoding MFS transporter produces MATIVAPPTLGRTPAFWITAALLLLVLAASGVPTPLYRVYQEQFGFGPGVLTAVFGIYALALLAALLVVGGLSDHVGRRPVLVGGLLLQAVSMVVFLAADGVGWLLAARVLQGLSMGALTGTLGAMLLDTQRRGRPLGALVNSAGPGIGLSLGAVGAGLVVEFVASPTRWVFAVLTAVLLLGAATAVVLPETSPRAPGALRSLRPAVRVPRPQRAAFLTALPVIVAVWALGGLYLSLGPSLVATVFGIADHLVGSLLVLAMQGMAAAGAILGRNLVPERAMVAGASLFAIGVTGTAAAVVSVQVTVLFAAAVVSGLGFGLAFLGAVATASAGVAPAERAALLSSVFVAGYLSFSVPAVVAGVAAGALGLEAVTEIYAAVLVVLALGAVAGVRLRRRAAQRPEPAPGAAQESLAA; encoded by the coding sequence TTGGCCACCATCGTGGCTCCCCCGACCCTTGGCAGGACCCCGGCGTTCTGGATCACGGCGGCCCTGCTCCTGCTGGTCCTCGCCGCCTCGGGCGTTCCGACCCCCCTGTACCGCGTCTACCAGGAGCAGTTCGGCTTCGGTCCCGGGGTGCTGACCGCGGTGTTCGGCATCTACGCCCTGGCCCTCCTGGCCGCGCTGCTGGTCGTCGGTGGCCTGTCCGACCACGTCGGCCGCCGGCCGGTGCTCGTCGGCGGGCTGCTGCTCCAGGCCGTCTCGATGGTCGTCTTCCTCGCCGCCGACGGCGTGGGCTGGCTGCTGGCCGCCCGCGTCCTGCAGGGGCTGTCCATGGGTGCACTCACCGGCACGCTGGGCGCGATGCTGCTGGACACCCAGCGCCGGGGCCGCCCGCTCGGGGCGCTGGTGAACAGCGCCGGCCCCGGCATCGGGCTGTCCCTGGGAGCCGTGGGCGCCGGCCTGGTCGTCGAGTTCGTCGCGTCCCCCACCCGGTGGGTGTTCGCCGTCCTCACCGCCGTCCTCCTGCTCGGAGCCGCCACCGCGGTGGTCCTGCCGGAGACGTCGCCCCGCGCGCCGGGCGCCCTGCGCTCGCTGCGCCCGGCCGTCCGCGTGCCCCGGCCCCAGCGAGCGGCGTTCCTCACCGCCCTGCCGGTGATCGTCGCCGTCTGGGCGCTCGGCGGGCTCTACCTCTCCCTGGGGCCGTCCCTGGTCGCCACCGTCTTCGGCATCGCCGACCACCTGGTCGGCAGCCTGCTCGTCCTGGCCATGCAGGGAATGGCGGCGGCCGGCGCGATCCTGGGCCGCAACCTCGTTCCCGAGCGCGCCATGGTCGCCGGCGCCTCGCTGTTCGCGATCGGGGTCACCGGCACGGCCGCGGCCGTGGTCTCCGTGCAGGTCACCGTCCTGTTCGCCGCCGCCGTCGTGTCGGGGCTCGGCTTCGGGCTGGCCTTCCTGGGCGCTGTCGCCACGGCGAGCGCCGGGGTGGCCCCCGCCGAGCGGGCCGCCCTGCTGTCCAGCGTCTTCGTCGCCGGCTACCTGAGCTTCAGCGTCCCGGCGGTCGTCGCGGGCGTGGCCGCGGGCGCGCTCGGCCTCGAGGCGGTCACCGAGATCTACGCCGCCGTGCTGGTGGTGCTGGCCCTCGGCGCGGTGGCCGGCGTCCGGCTGCGCCGCCGGGCCGCCCAGCGACCCGAGCCCGCGCCCGGCGCGGCACAGGAGTCGCTGGCGGCCTGA